A part of Oncorhynchus masou masou isolate Uvic2021 chromosome 21, UVic_Omas_1.1, whole genome shotgun sequence genomic DNA contains:
- the LOC135507807 gene encoding leucine-rich repeat transmembrane neuronal protein 1-like, with protein sequence MDFLLIGLYLKWPLRKPPGLILLLWCSLGIMLKMVPSVEGVCPRLCRCDSKLLYCEGLNLTDVPRNLSSALGLSMRENNLTELREGHFAGLSQLTWLYLDHNNIDVVEEGTFDRLRRVKELDLSTNHIESLPNGTFRPLPNLRILDLSYNRLQALEPDLFHGLRKLTNLHLRYNALKFVPVRIFQDCRSMQFLDLGYNQLQSLARNSFAGLFKLTELHLEHNELVKVNLAHFPRLISLRTLYMRNNRATVVVSTLDWTWPFLEKIDLSANEIAYIEPHVFESVPNLKALMLDANRLTAVEQRILDSWSSLSSITLAGNEWECSRNVCALAQWLSAFRGQRDSQLLCSSPDVAQGEDVLDAVYAFQLCEDGGDQSTTTMSWYPGYTAKDQAWGGPTANPYDPPAAEGGAVITNSFTVTVANLDDIESTMQIHKVVTGTMALIFSFLIVVLMLYVTWKCFPAGVRQVRQCFSSHRRKQKQKQSMQQMATMSTPEYYVDYKPNHIEGALVIINEYGSCTCQQQPSRECEV encoded by the coding sequence ATGGATTTCCTTCTAATTGGTTTGTACCTAAAGTGGCCCCTGAGGAAGCCCCCTGGGTTGATACTGTTGCTGTGGTGCTCGCTGGGCATCATGCTCAAAATGGTCCCCTCCGTGGAGGGCGTCTGCCCACGGTTATGCCGCTGCGACAGCAAGCTGCTCTACTGCGAGGGGCTCAATCTAACCGACGTTCCGCGCAACCTGAGCAGCGCCCTGGGCCTGTCCATGCGCGAGAACAACCTGACGGAGTTGCGCGAGGGCCACTTCGCTGGCCTGTCGCAGCTCACCTGGCTCTACTTGGATCATAACAACATTGACGTGGTGGAAGAGGGCACCTTCGACAGGCTGCGCCGAGTCAAGGAACTTGACCTTAGCACCAACCATATCGAGAGCCTGCCCAATGGCACTTTCAGGCCCCTCCCCAACCTACGCATCCTGGACCTATCGTACAACAGGCTGCAGGCGCTGGAACCCGACCTGTTCCACGGCCTGAGGAAGCTAACCAATTTGCATTTGCGCTACAACGCCCTCAAGTTTGTCCCAGTGAGAATCTTCCAGGACTGCCGGAGCATGCAGTTCCTGGACCTGGGCTACAACCAACTTCAGAGCCTGGCGCGGAACTCCTTCGCCGGGCTCTTCAAGCTCACCGAGCTGCACCTGGAGCACAATGAGCTGGTCAAAGTCAACCTGGCCCACTTCCCCCGCCTCATCTCACTGCGCACGCTCTACATGCGCAACAACCGGGCTACCGTTGTGGTCAGCACCCTGGACTGGACCTGGCCCTTCCTGGAGAAGATCGACCTGTCGGCCAATGAGATCGCATACATCGAGCCGCACGTCTTCGAGAGCGTGCCCAACCTCAAGGCCCTCATGCTGGACGCCAACCGGCTGACGGCCGTGGAGCAGCGCATCCTGGATTCGTGGTCGTCCCTGAGCAGCATCACTTTGGCAGGCAACGAGTGGGAATGCAGCCGCAACGTGTGTGCCCTGGCCCAGTGGCTGAGTGCCTTCCGGGGCCAGCGGGACAGCCAGCTGCTGTGCTCAAGCCCGGACGTGGCGCAGGGCGAGGACGTACTGGACGCGGTCTATGCCTTCCAGCTGTGCGAGGACGGCGGCGACCAGTCCACCACAACCATGAGCTGGTATCCAGGCTACACCGCCAAGGACCAGGCCTGGGGCGGCCCCACGGCCAATCCCTACGATCCCCCAGCCGCCGAGGGCGGCGCCGTCATCACCAATTCCTTCACGGTGACCGTGGCTAACCTCGACGACATAGAGAGCACCATGCAGATCCACAAGGTGGTGACAGGCACCATGGCGCTCATCTTCTCCTTCCTCATTGTGGTGCTGATGCTCTACGTGACCTGGAAGTGTTTCCCGGCGGGCGTGCGGCAGGTGCGCCAGTGCTTCAGCAGCCATCGGCGcaagcagaagcagaagcagagCATGCAGCAGATGGCCACCATGTCCACGCCGGAGTACTACGTCGACTACAAGCCCAACCACATCGAGGGGGCTCTGGTCATCATCAACGAGTATGGCTCCTGCACCTGCCAGCAGCAGCCCTCCCGGGAGTGCGAGGTCTGA